In uncultured Bacteroides sp., the following proteins share a genomic window:
- a CDS encoding DUF3943 domain-containing protein produces MKRLSAYLIFFLVMLSPMRAQQADSLFVYNDSSRMIKRPWRSAFQTAGLNVGVWAFDRFAMNQDYAKISLHSIGNNISNGFVWDNDKFSTNLFAHPYHGNLYFNAARSNGLTFWESVPYSFAGSLMWEMCAEVEPPAINDFLATSIGGVALGEVTHRLSSLVLDDSKRGSSRFFREFLGTLICPSRGINRLITGDAWKVRHQYYKYHDYEKLPVKFSAAIGDRYLADDNNLFKGSNSPYVEFNVVYGDPLKETTNSPYDYFSFNSTFNISGNQPLIGSVNLTAKLLGKHLEPVPGHKLLVGLFQHFDFYDSESVLKGSKKIPFKISEAAAFGLGMIYQFPSKNKRVTIKQSSFLNLVLLGGSLTDYYNVIDRNYNMGSGYSIKSNTSVDFMKYGYFELNLQHYRIFTWKGYEKKDFGNINPLYLNAQGDKGNVQLTVINPKMEINLDSKCKIGVGLYYYLRNTHYIYHLDISSQTFETRLSFRYSF; encoded by the coding sequence ATGAAAAGATTGTCTGCATATTTAATCTTTTTTTTAGTAATGCTGAGCCCAATGCGTGCTCAGCAAGCTGATTCTTTATTTGTGTACAATGACTCTTCACGAATGATAAAACGCCCATGGCGGTCGGCTTTTCAAACAGCCGGACTGAATGTTGGTGTTTGGGCATTCGACCGGTTTGCAATGAATCAGGATTATGCAAAGATTAGCCTTCATAGCATTGGAAATAACATTTCTAATGGCTTTGTTTGGGATAACGACAAGTTCTCTACAAATCTTTTTGCTCATCCTTATCATGGAAATCTCTATTTCAATGCAGCCCGTAGCAATGGTCTCACCTTTTGGGAATCTGTGCCTTATTCCTTTGCCGGAAGTCTGATGTGGGAGATGTGTGCGGAAGTAGAACCGCCTGCCATTAATGATTTTCTTGCCACTTCTATAGGAGGTGTTGCTTTGGGAGAAGTCACTCATCGTCTCTCTTCTTTGGTTCTCGACGATTCAAAGAGGGGCTCGTCCCGTTTCTTCCGTGAATTTCTGGGAACTCTTATTTGTCCGTCAAGAGGCATTAACCGTTTGATTACCGGTGATGCGTGGAAAGTAAGGCATCAATATTACAAATATCATGATTATGAAAAGCTTCCGGTTAAGTTTTCTGCAGCAATAGGTGATCGTTATCTGGCAGATGATAACAATCTTTTTAAAGGCAGTAACAGCCCTTATGTGGAATTTAATGTTGTATATGGTGATCCTTTGAAGGAAACTACAAATTCACCTTACGACTATTTTAGTTTCAACTCAACCTTCAATATTTCTGGCAATCAGCCATTGATTGGCTCTGTAAACCTCACAGCAAAGTTATTGGGCAAGCATCTGGAACCAGTTCCGGGGCATAAACTGCTGGTGGGACTTTTTCAGCATTTTGACTTCTATGATTCGGAATCAGTTCTTAAAGGTTCAAAGAAGATTCCATTTAAAATATCTGAAGCGGCAGCTTTTGGTCTGGGTATGATCTATCAGTTTCCGTCAAAAAACAAAAGAGTTACAATTAAACAAAGTTCATTCCTTAATCTTGTTCTACTTGGTGGAAGTCTTACCGATTATTATAATGTAATTGATCGTAATTATAACATGGGAAGCGGGTATAGTATAAAGAGCAATACTTCTGTAGACTTTATGAAATATGGATATTTTGAGCTTAATCTTCAGCATTACCGTATATTTACCTGGAAAGGTTATGAGAAAAAAGATTTTGGAAATATTAATCCGCTGTATCTCAATGCTCAGGGAGACAAAGGAAATGTTCAATTAACTGTGATAAATCCGAAGATGGAAATAAATCTTGATTCAAAGTGTAAAATAGGTGTTGGGCTATACTACTATTTGCGTAATACACATTACATTTATCATCTTGATATTAGCTCTCAAACATTCGAAACTCGTTTAAGTTTCAGGTATTCTTTTTAA
- a CDS encoding cation diffusion facilitator family transporter: MNENLIKQKIQGWIVSFSLLILIGKFIAFFVTNSVGILTDAMESIVNVVAGLISFFSLRYAAKPKDKDHPFGHGKIELISASVEGLLIMIAGGLIIFEGIRRLFEPSTIGKLDIGIAVVAIAGIINYVMGWYSVRMGKKYDSIALVAGGKHLQSDTYSTIGLVIGLLLLYFTGLKWIDSALALIFGSIIVVTGILILRKTVANLIDKADEDVLKKMLEVTSNCKKPEWVDIHNMKVIKYGSNLFVDCDLTLPWFFNIDEGHRACEELRSILSAKNSDRVLVSIHSDPCKEEHCEHCLMEICVYRKTPFVAPLSLTMEDITASDEERKEKP; the protein is encoded by the coding sequence ATGAATGAAAATTTAATTAAGCAAAAGATTCAGGGATGGATTGTTTCTTTTTCTCTACTTATTCTAATAGGAAAATTTATAGCTTTCTTTGTTACAAATTCAGTCGGAATATTAACCGATGCAATGGAAAGTATTGTGAATGTAGTTGCCGGATTAATAAGTTTTTTCAGTTTAAGATATGCAGCTAAACCTAAAGATAAAGACCATCCGTTTGGACATGGCAAGATAGAATTAATATCTGCTTCTGTTGAAGGTTTGCTTATTATGATAGCCGGAGGGTTGATTATCTTTGAAGGTATCAGGCGACTTTTTGAACCATCCACTATTGGTAAACTGGATATTGGTATTGCTGTTGTAGCCATTGCCGGTATTATAAATTATGTAATGGGATGGTACAGTGTTCGTATGGGAAAGAAATATGATTCGATAGCATTGGTAGCCGGAGGAAAGCATTTACAGTCGGATACATACTCAACAATCGGCCTTGTTATAGGTCTTTTACTACTTTATTTTACCGGATTAAAATGGATTGATAGTGCATTGGCCCTCATTTTTGGTTCAATCATTGTTGTTACAGGCATTCTGATTCTCCGTAAAACGGTGGCTAATTTGATAGATAAAGCTGATGAAGATGTTCTTAAAAAGATGCTGGAAGTTACATCTAATTGCAAGAAACCAGAGTGGGTGGACATTCATAATATGAAAGTAATCAAGTATGGGAGTAATCTCTTTGTAGATTGTGATTTGACACTCCCTTGGTTTTTTAATATTGACGAAGGACACAGGGCTTGTGAAGAATTAAGGAGCATTCTTTCGGCAAAGAATTCAGATCGTGTGCTGGTATCTATACATTCCGACCCATGTAAGGAAGAACATTGCGAGCATTGCCTGATGGAGATATGTGTTTACCGAAAAACTCCGTTTGTTGCACCATTGAGCCTGACTATGGAAGATATTACGGCTAGTGATGAAGAACGAAAAGAGAAACCGTAA
- a CDS encoding response regulator, producing MSNVYNVVIIDDEEIGITNLCKSLSGFDNINIAGTAQTAKAGKNLILEKKPDLLFLDVEMPETSGLELLREIKDMINWQMHVVFYTAYEKYLLEALRESAFDYLLKPYEQNEFLTVMNRFFSAVEKKDKLSSLIDSLSELLPENRTFLIATITGYITLRQEQIGYFEYTKDSKHWYVSLQNEKHIQLKRNTAAEDILKLSKSFAQINQQQIININSLAKIEGKECVLYPPYEEKKDLLISRSYFKSVQDKFNLI from the coding sequence ATGAGCAATGTATATAATGTAGTAATAATAGACGATGAAGAAATTGGAATAACCAATTTATGCAAATCTCTTTCAGGCTTCGACAATATTAATATCGCGGGCACAGCACAAACAGCAAAAGCCGGAAAAAACCTTATCCTTGAGAAGAAACCCGACCTACTGTTTCTGGATGTTGAAATGCCGGAAACAAGCGGACTGGAATTGCTTCGCGAGATAAAAGATATGATAAACTGGCAAATGCATGTGGTCTTTTATACTGCCTATGAGAAATACTTGCTCGAGGCGTTAAGAGAATCAGCATTCGACTATTTATTAAAGCCATACGAACAGAATGAGTTTCTCACGGTGATGAATCGGTTCTTTTCCGCAGTTGAAAAGAAAGACAAATTATCATCTTTGATTGATTCTCTCTCAGAACTATTACCAGAGAACAGGACATTCCTGATAGCAACAATCACCGGATACATCACTCTTCGCCAGGAACAGATTGGCTATTTTGAATATACAAAAGATAGTAAGCATTGGTATGTGAGTTTACAGAATGAAAAGCATATCCAGTTAAAGAGGAATACTGCAGCTGAGGATATTCTTAAGCTATCTAAATCTTTTGCACAGATAAATCAGCAGCAGATAATCAATATAAATTCTCTGGCAAAGATTGAAGGAAAGGAATGTGTATTATATCCGCCTTACGAAGAAAAAAAAGACTTATTAATATCACGGTCTTATTTTAAATCGGTTCAGGATAAATTCAACTTAATATAA
- a CDS encoding histidine kinase yields the protein MSIKNNTGLTIVTNILVIILLTNLCSCRKQGNAQISKNQLIDSFIQQAQDSSYNNIKFSRDLLKKAMKMAPDSPMYYKALNTYALTYAAVNQYDSSFLLSHKVINFCKRQEASPVIHELLASSNNNIGVYYGQMSVADSSLAHFKEALKQYELANKTDRIPDMYINLADAYSRKGDLAMSAFNYRKALSKSDSLHMTDKMGFPIYFGLGQIYMELRDFELSDSYYRLAEKFYKGRTLAEKFTFCNNRGNFYYYKEEYAKALPWFKKAKALVSKGDYQFYLSLCNLNLGDIYLNLNKLDSVPLCLDKSYAYFSSIKQKTALYYIATIRAGLALKQKNNQLARQLLEETKDSTGIELNILSIRNKYLQTFYAQTGNFKQAYYYQSKNIAINDSVRNDRAEKRISEIDLRYKQDTTLINKKLVIQKQAAQVKNLKLTSLIWILVSLFVVATSVFIYFYMKRKKDLQRIKYIDHLTKLRMENIRNRISPHFIFNVLNNEISSLDENRRKNLYTLVTLMRKNLEITENVNIALAEELEFVKSYIELEKRNQGDDFHLEWEMDSQIDLEKTFILSMSIQIPVENALKHALRPKEGKKMLSINVAKEQGGVNIFIRDNGAGYFPHQASQTKGTGTGLKVLFQTIQLLNGKNINKADLTIQNIRENSTICGTEVKIFVPDNYKFE from the coding sequence ATGAGCATTAAGAATAATACCGGATTAACTATTGTTACAAATATATTGGTTATCATTCTACTTACAAATCTCTGTTCGTGCCGAAAACAAGGCAATGCCCAAATAAGCAAGAATCAATTAATAGACTCATTTATACAGCAGGCTCAGGATTCGTCTTACAATAATATAAAATTTTCACGGGATTTACTAAAGAAAGCTATGAAAATGGCTCCCGATAGCCCGATGTATTATAAGGCATTGAACACTTATGCTTTAACATACGCCGCCGTGAATCAGTACGATTCCTCTTTTCTACTGTCTCATAAAGTAATTAATTTCTGTAAACGTCAGGAAGCATCTCCAGTTATTCACGAGCTATTAGCCTCATCAAACAATAATATCGGAGTTTATTACGGGCAAATGAGTGTAGCCGATTCGTCACTTGCGCATTTTAAAGAAGCATTAAAGCAGTACGAACTGGCGAATAAAACAGATCGCATTCCCGATATGTACATAAATCTGGCTGATGCTTATTCAAGGAAAGGAGATTTAGCCATGAGTGCATTCAATTACAGAAAAGCACTGTCGAAGAGTGATTCTTTGCACATGACGGATAAGATGGGATTTCCTATCTATTTTGGATTAGGCCAGATCTATATGGAATTACGAGACTTTGAATTGTCCGACAGTTACTATCGCCTTGCCGAGAAATTCTATAAGGGCAGAACATTGGCCGAGAAGTTTACATTCTGCAACAACCGTGGCAATTTCTACTATTACAAGGAAGAATATGCCAAGGCATTGCCCTGGTTTAAGAAAGCAAAAGCGTTGGTTTCAAAAGGTGATTATCAGTTTTACCTCAGTCTATGTAATCTGAATCTTGGAGATATTTATCTGAATCTCAATAAACTCGATTCTGTTCCGCTATGTCTTGACAAAAGCTATGCTTACTTCTCATCTATAAAACAAAAAACAGCTCTTTATTACATTGCAACAATCAGGGCCGGACTTGCGCTAAAACAGAAAAACAATCAACTAGCCAGGCAGTTATTGGAAGAGACTAAAGATTCAACAGGCATTGAACTGAATATTTTATCTATAAGAAACAAGTATCTGCAAACGTTTTACGCCCAAACGGGAAACTTTAAACAGGCATACTATTACCAGTCGAAGAATATAGCTATAAATGATTCTGTTCGCAATGACAGGGCAGAAAAAAGAATTTCTGAAATTGACCTGCGATATAAGCAAGATACTACTTTGATAAATAAGAAACTAGTTATTCAAAAGCAGGCAGCTCAGGTGAAAAATCTGAAACTAACTTCTTTAATCTGGATATTGGTTAGTCTGTTCGTGGTAGCAACTTCGGTCTTTATCTACTTTTATATGAAAAGGAAAAAAGATCTGCAACGAATAAAGTACATTGATCATCTCACTAAACTCCGGATGGAAAACATTCGCAACCGGATATCTCCTCATTTCATATTCAATGTACTCAACAATGAAATCAGTTCATTGGACGAAAACAGGCGTAAAAACTTATATACGCTGGTGACGCTGATGCGAAAGAACCTTGAGATAACGGAGAATGTAAACATTGCTCTGGCAGAAGAGTTAGAGTTCGTTAAGTCATATATTGAGCTGGAAAAGAGAAATCAGGGAGATGATTTTCATCTTGAATGGGAAATGGATAGCCAGATTGATTTAGAGAAAACGTTTATCCTTTCAATGTCTATACAAATTCCTGTTGAGAATGCGCTGAAGCATGCTTTGCGTCCCAAGGAAGGAAAGAAAATGCTAAGCATTAATGTGGCTAAGGAACAGGGAGGGGTAAATATATTTATTCGCGACAACGGAGCAGGATACTTCCCTCACCAGGCAAGTCAGACCAAAGGAACAGGAACCGGACTAAAAGTTTTGTTCCAGACTATCCAGCTTTTAAACGGTAAAAACATAAATAAGGCAGATCTAACAATTCAGAATATTCGTGAGAACAGCACGATTTGTGGAACTGAAGTTAAAATCTTCGTTCCCGATAATTATAAATTCGAATAA
- the hemG gene encoding protoporphyrinogen oxidase, with the protein MDNSRDVDVVVIGAGITGLTTAFLLIKKGLKVLLLEKDSRVGGQMESIREDGFVFETGPNTGVVSNAEVVELFQMLQGRCSLEVAHKEAKVRLIWKDGAFHPLPSSLSSAVATPLFTWNDKIRILFEPFRKKGNDPFESIGSLARRRLGKSFVDYAIDPFISGIYAGNPDKLVTRFALPKLYNLEQNYGSFIRGAIKKASEPKSDRDKLATKEVFSVPGGFGMLAKALANEITEENIRLSVGDIHVQPTSDGWETVLPSGEKIHSRYMVSTAAAYALPSLLPFIAEKEMKPISSLHYAPVVQVGVGVEKAGNYVPNAFGGLVPSRENQKMLGILFPSSCFSGRCPEGGGTLSFFIGGSKHPEYLTYTDEQLKELVKESLHNMLGFPANYSPEKIKIFRHEQAIPQYEADSEQRLASIEQIEQQYPNLFLAGGIKDGIGMADRIKQATNIAGIIANK; encoded by the coding sequence ATGGATAATAGTAGAGATGTAGACGTCGTTGTTATTGGCGCGGGAATCACAGGACTTACCACTGCTTTCCTATTGATTAAAAAAGGATTGAAGGTGCTTCTTCTTGAAAAGGATTCAAGAGTAGGAGGACAAATGGAATCTATCCGGGAAGATGGTTTTGTTTTTGAAACGGGTCCCAATACAGGAGTAGTTTCTAATGCTGAAGTAGTTGAACTATTCCAGATGCTACAAGGCCGTTGCTCTCTCGAAGTGGCTCATAAAGAAGCAAAAGTCCGGTTAATCTGGAAAGATGGAGCATTTCATCCGTTACCTTCAAGTCTTTCTTCGGCCGTTGCTACACCTCTGTTTACATGGAATGATAAGATACGCATACTCTTTGAACCTTTCCGTAAGAAAGGGAACGATCCTTTTGAGAGTATAGGGAGCCTGGCTCGCCGACGGTTGGGGAAATCATTCGTAGACTATGCTATTGATCCCTTTATATCGGGTATCTATGCCGGTAATCCAGATAAGCTTGTTACCCGTTTTGCACTTCCCAAACTTTATAATCTGGAACAAAACTACGGTAGTTTTATTCGTGGTGCTATTAAAAAGGCTTCCGAACCTAAATCAGATCGTGATAAATTGGCCACCAAAGAAGTATTCTCCGTGCCAGGTGGATTCGGAATGCTGGCAAAAGCACTTGCCAATGAGATTACAGAGGAGAATATACGCCTGTCAGTAGGAGATATTCACGTTCAACCTACCTCTGATGGCTGGGAAACTGTTTTGCCAAGTGGAGAAAAAATCCATTCACGCTATATGGTCTCTACCGCAGCCGCCTATGCATTGCCATCACTGCTACCATTTATTGCAGAAAAGGAGATGAAACCTATCAGCTCCCTTCATTACGCACCGGTTGTTCAAGTAGGAGTAGGAGTGGAGAAAGCTGGCAATTATGTACCTAATGCTTTTGGAGGATTAGTCCCTTCCCGTGAAAATCAAAAGATGCTTGGCATCTTGTTCCCTTCTTCCTGTTTCTCTGGTCGTTGTCCCGAAGGAGGAGGTACGCTTTCTTTCTTTATTGGTGGAAGCAAACATCCCGAATACCTTACTTATACTGATGAGCAACTGAAGGAACTGGTGAAAGAATCATTGCACAACATGCTGGGATTCCCTGCTAATTACTCTCCCGAAAAGATAAAGATCTTTAGGCATGAACAAGCAATCCCACAATACGAAGCCGACAGCGAACAAAGACTTGCAAGCATTGAGCAAATTGAGCAGCAATATCCTAATCTATTCCTTGCCGGTGGTATAAAAGATGGCATAGGTATGGCGGATCGTATTAAGCAGGCAACCAATATTGCCGGAATAATAGCCAATAAATAG
- a CDS encoding MFS transporter, which produces MSSKQTNKLLTFFSLYIAQSVPMSLFSTLLPVLMRQDNFSLSTIGLLQLIKLPWILKVFWAPVVDKRTSDLGTYKRWIFSSEMVYAILILLVAFLDLKTNFITIFILIILSFMASATQDIATDALTALSFSRKEKSLGNSMQSMGSFAGALVGGGLLLLHYKLIGWTVLLISVSIFVMLALVPLMSYKDRKFIPKKGSTPICMKDLLLFFSQKGAGRQLIFLILCYSGLIGILAMVKPYMVDLGYKTGDIGFMFGIFGSLCGCLFSYIGGYVIRSFGRFYSRIIFACAILATTLLFYFLSLTTPGTIALYVAIFCLWASYGLSSVLVNTVAMDFLRDGREGTDFTLQTVITHLSGMIIAVCSGKIADCLGYSGLFLVETALAVTSLIYILVCFKRPARHE; this is translated from the coding sequence ATGAGCTCGAAACAAACAAATAAATTACTTACTTTCTTTTCCCTATACATAGCTCAGTCTGTACCAATGAGCTTGTTTAGTACATTGCTGCCTGTGCTTATGCGGCAGGATAATTTTTCACTGAGCACCATCGGTCTGCTGCAATTAATTAAGCTTCCCTGGATTCTGAAAGTTTTCTGGGCACCGGTTGTTGATAAGAGAACATCTGATTTAGGCACTTATAAAAGATGGATCTTTTCATCCGAAATGGTTTATGCCATTTTGATTCTGTTAGTTGCTTTTTTAGACCTGAAGACTAACTTTATAACCATCTTTATTCTGATTATTCTGTCGTTTATGGCTTCTGCCACGCAGGACATTGCTACTGATGCACTAACTGCTCTTTCTTTTAGCCGTAAAGAGAAGAGTCTGGGAAACAGTATGCAAAGTATGGGTAGTTTTGCTGGGGCACTTGTGGGTGGCGGATTACTGCTATTGCATTATAAACTCATTGGATGGACAGTTTTATTAATAAGTGTTTCCATATTTGTAATGTTGGCATTGGTTCCGCTTATGTCATACAAAGACAGAAAATTTATACCAAAGAAAGGGAGTACACCGATCTGTATGAAAGACCTTCTTCTCTTCTTTAGTCAGAAAGGAGCAGGTCGTCAGTTAATCTTTCTTATCCTGTGCTATTCCGGTTTGATTGGAATTCTGGCAATGGTTAAGCCTTATATGGTAGATTTAGGATATAAAACGGGTGATATTGGATTTATGTTTGGTATCTTTGGATCGTTATGCGGTTGTCTGTTCTCGTATATAGGTGGATATGTGATTCGTTCATTTGGAAGATTTTATTCTCGAATCATCTTTGCCTGTGCTATTCTGGCAACTACATTATTGTTCTATTTCTTGTCACTCACCACACCTGGAACCATTGCTTTGTATGTAGCAATATTTTGTTTGTGGGCTAGTTATGGTCTTTCTTCAGTATTGGTTAATACTGTTGCCATGGATTTCCTGAGAGACGGTAGGGAAGGAACAGATTTTACTCTGCAAACTGTAATTACTCACTTAAGTGGTATGATTATTGCCGTGTGCAGTGGCAAAATTGCCGATTGTTTAGGCTACAGCGGACTATTTCTTGTAGAAACTGCCTTGGCCGTGACATCGTTAATATATATACTTGTTTGTTTTAAAAGACCAGCTCGTCATGAATGA
- the hemN gene encoding oxygen-independent coproporphyrinogen III oxidase, with product MNEDLIAKYNVPTPRYTSYPPANYFHDQFTNEDFEKAVIASNETQPQNLSFYIHIPFCRHLCHYCGCNSYPMAKDEVIAAYIEALKKEIRKVLPLLDKNRKISQIHYGGGSPSSIPLHYLKEINELLLSQFSCTDAPEIAIECHPGYLDENNWMELIKAGFNRCSIGVQDFNEKVLKGVNRRPSLLNMETIFGLLRAHGVSINLDFIYGLPYQTVQSFEETLQKAASLKPDRLVTFSYAHVPWVNKAMLILEKNGLPSPQEKSSMYDAAKRILTSNGYQPVGLDHFVLPDDDLNKALQSGQLHRNFQGYCTRKTTGQVYAFGVTAISQLSMAYSQNTKNIPEYIQKMNDGEFSIIKGYTLNREEQIAKEVITTLMCNNRLNWKELSSHIGVDEADIKHAISYSEDSLAEFAKDEIITYSPEEIKITPEGFLFVRNVAASFDPLMKGNTKLYSKPV from the coding sequence ATGAATGAAGATTTAATAGCTAAATATAATGTACCTACGCCCCGGTATACCAGTTATCCCCCGGCAAACTATTTCCACGATCAGTTTACCAATGAAGATTTTGAGAAAGCGGTAATTGCTTCAAATGAAACTCAACCGCAGAATCTTTCTTTCTATATTCACATTCCTTTTTGCCGTCACCTTTGTCATTACTGTGGATGTAATTCATATCCCATGGCTAAAGATGAAGTAATTGCTGCTTATATAGAAGCTTTGAAAAAGGAGATAAGGAAAGTACTTCCGTTATTGGACAAAAACAGGAAAATATCTCAGATACATTATGGTGGTGGAAGCCCAAGCAGCATTCCGCTTCACTATTTAAAAGAGATAAATGAACTGCTTCTTTCTCAGTTCTCGTGCACAGATGCTCCCGAAATTGCTATTGAATGTCACCCCGGTTATCTGGATGAAAATAATTGGATGGAGTTAATCAAAGCGGGATTTAACCGTTGCAGTATAGGTGTGCAGGATTTTAATGAAAAGGTACTCAAAGGGGTGAACAGAAGGCCTTCGTTGCTGAACATGGAAACCATCTTTGGTTTGCTGAGAGCGCACGGAGTTTCTATCAATCTTGACTTTATCTATGGATTGCCTTACCAGACAGTTCAGAGTTTTGAGGAGACTCTTCAAAAGGCTGCTTCGTTGAAACCCGATCGTCTGGTTACTTTTTCCTATGCACATGTGCCTTGGGTAAACAAAGCTATGCTTATTCTTGAAAAGAATGGTCTGCCTTCACCTCAGGAAAAGAGTAGTATGTACGATGCAGCTAAACGAATTCTTACTTCAAACGGTTATCAGCCCGTTGGACTGGACCACTTTGTGTTGCCCGATGATGATCTGAATAAAGCGCTTCAGTCTGGACAGTTGCACCGTAACTTTCAGGGATATTGCACAAGGAAAACCACCGGTCAGGTATACGCTTTCGGAGTGACGGCAATCAGTCAGCTTTCCATGGCCTACAGTCAGAATACAAAAAACATTCCTGAATATATTCAGAAGATGAACGATGGCGAGTTTTCCATAATTAAAGGATACACGCTTAATAGGGAAGAGCAGATTGCAAAAGAGGTGATTACTACATTGATGTGTAACAACAGACTGAACTGGAAAGAGCTTTCTTCTCATATTGGTGTAGATGAGGCTGATATTAAACATGCAATTTCTTATAGTGAAGATAGTTTGGCTGAGTTTGCGAAAGATGAGATTATTACCTATTCTCCCGAAGAAATAAAAATCACTCCCGAAGGATTCCTTTTTGTGCGGAATGTAGCTGCATCGTTTGACCCTTTGATGAAAGGGAATACGAAATTATATTCTAAACCTGTTTAA
- a CDS encoding GNAT family N-acetyltransferase, with protein sequence MKYTIIHNQTDSRFETVVHGQLAYAEYTSFEGGLNFTHTWVPKELEGQGIASALVKFAMDYTQENNLKVIPTCPFVKAFIHRHPEYK encoded by the coding sequence ATGAAATATACAATTATACACAATCAAACAGATTCAAGGTTTGAAACTGTTGTCCACGGGCAATTAGCCTATGCAGAATACACATCTTTTGAAGGAGGATTGAATTTTACTCATACATGGGTGCCCAAAGAATTGGAAGGGCAGGGCATTGCTTCCGCTTTAGTAAAGTTTGCCATGGATTATACTCAGGAAAATAACCTGAAAGTTATACCCACTTGTCCTTTCGTAAAAGCCTTTATACACAGGCATCCGGAGTATAAATAG